One genomic window of Pseudomonas sp. LFM046 includes the following:
- a CDS encoding response regulator, with the protein MSLPAHSPLVYLVDDDDAVRDGLALLLRSVGLRSEGHGDPQAFLASLSPQAIGCVVLDIRMPGIGGLDVLARLAEGSDLPVVMLTGHANVDLCRRAFKGGAMEFLQKPVDDDVFLDAVQAAVRSHVASRERQAVTQAAVERLARLSGRERDVLARIVQGMSNKEIAREFDLSPRTVETYRANVFAKLEADSLAQLIRQYATLLDSPSP; encoded by the coding sequence ATGAGCCTCCCTGCACATTCCCCGTTGGTGTATCTGGTCGACGACGACGATGCCGTGCGCGACGGGCTGGCGCTGCTGTTGCGCAGCGTCGGGCTGCGCAGTGAGGGCCATGGCGATCCCCAGGCCTTTCTCGCGTCGCTGTCACCACAGGCCATCGGTTGTGTGGTGCTGGATATCCGCATGCCGGGGATTGGTGGGCTGGATGTGCTGGCAAGGCTGGCGGAGGGTTCTGATCTGCCGGTGGTCATGCTGACCGGCCACGCCAACGTCGATTTGTGCCGCCGTGCTTTCAAGGGCGGTGCCATGGAGTTCCTGCAGAAGCCGGTGGACGACGACGTCTTCTTGGATGCGGTGCAGGCCGCCGTGCGCAGCCATGTCGCCAGTCGCGAGCGCCAGGCGGTGACCCAGGCCGCCGTCGAACGGCTGGCGCGCCTGTCCGGGCGCGAGCGTGATGTGCTGGCGCGCATCGTCCAGGGCATGAGCAACAAGGAAATCGCGCGCGAATTCGATCTGTCGCCGCGCACCGTGGAAACCTATCGCGCCAACGTCTTCGCCAAGCTCGAAGCCGACTCGCTGGCGCAGCTCATCCGCCAGTACGCGACCCTGCTGGATTCGCCGTCTCCGTAG
- the mauD gene encoding methylamine dehydrogenase accessory protein MauD has translation MEALIVSNVLLWCLLIALAFAVMGLVRQIGVLHGRLAPAGALMVDKGVSVNEPAPKVTAADRNGRPVNFGYAGEKAQLLFFLSPTCPICKSLLPAIKSIAKDQADRLEVVYVSDGDMDAQQALIAEHKLEDATYVVGPEVGMTYQIGKLPYAALIDKAGVLRSKGLVNSREHLDSLFEAEHLGSATLQQYLHNHSHAHGAHNH, from the coding sequence ATGGAAGCTCTGATCGTTTCCAACGTCCTGCTCTGGTGCCTCTTGATTGCCCTGGCCTTCGCCGTCATGGGCCTCGTTCGCCAGATCGGCGTACTCCACGGCCGTCTGGCCCCGGCCGGCGCGCTGATGGTCGACAAAGGCGTATCCGTCAACGAACCCGCTCCGAAAGTCACCGCTGCCGACCGTAACGGCCGCCCGGTCAACTTTGGCTATGCCGGCGAGAAAGCCCAGCTGCTGTTCTTCCTCTCGCCCACCTGCCCGATCTGCAAATCCCTGCTGCCGGCCATCAAGTCCATCGCCAAGGATCAGGCCGATCGCCTGGAAGTGGTCTACGTCAGCGACGGCGACATGGACGCCCAGCAGGCACTGATCGCCGAGCACAAGCTGGAAGACGCCACCTACGTGGTTGGCCCGGAAGTGGGCATGACCTACCAGATCGGCAAGCTCCCCTACGCCGCGCTGATCGACAAGGCCGGTGTGCTGCGCTCCAAGGGCCTGGTGAACTCCCGCGAGCACCTGGACAGCCTGTTCGAGGCCGAGCACCTGGGCAGCGCCACCCTGCAGCAGTACCTGCACAACCACTCGCACGCCCACGGCGCACATAACCACTAA
- a CDS encoding ABC transporter ATP-binding protein produces the protein MTRLFLKLVETSDPDLLRRSLAWLYGFVRPQLRAIVVLLGLSLAASLLVLAQPWLTKTLIDDGLLARDFGKLVQVAVAMIAVGILGTVLSGINRYLHTRLSGRILFALRDDLYRHLQQLSPAFYGRKRIGDLLSRLDGDVAEIQRFAVDSLFSAVSSVIGLLGAVALMLMLSWQLSLLLALLIPIEVVWLRWMRRKVEREVRSLRERSADVSSFLVETLPAMKFIQAAGQQRRESQRLESLGQGYMSQLLKVQVTEFFTHAVPGTLTSLSRACAFLIGGYWVIQGTWQLGALIAFSTYLGMAVGPVQSLLGLYVALQRMTVSLGRVMELQQEPVPVRQPEAPKPMPEGKGELRLESVHFAHEQRAGAVLRGVDALLPAGLKVAISGTSGVGKSTLIDLLQRFYDPDQGRVLLDGADLRELDLFALRRRIAVVSQDIVLFRGTLAENLAYSAPDASREALEQVARLARLDSLIESLPHGLDSPLGERGQQLSGGQKQRIAIARALLQDPLILVLDEATSAVDEATEREVIAAIDQLFAGRTRILISHRPSTLAQADIAFRLELGQLHSLEPEQVSHGH, from the coding sequence ATGACCCGCCTCTTCCTCAAACTGGTGGAAACCAGCGACCCCGACCTGCTGCGCCGTTCCCTGGCCTGGCTCTACGGCTTCGTCCGCCCGCAGCTGCGCGCCATTGTGGTGCTGCTTGGCCTGTCCCTTGCCGCCTCCCTGCTGGTGCTGGCCCAGCCCTGGCTGACCAAGACCCTGATCGATGACGGCCTGCTGGCCAGGGACTTCGGCAAGCTGGTGCAGGTGGCGGTGGCGATGATCGCCGTCGGCATCCTTGGCACCGTGCTCTCCGGCATCAACCGCTACCTGCATACGCGGCTCTCCGGGCGCATCCTCTTCGCCCTGCGCGATGACCTCTATCGCCATCTCCAGCAACTCTCGCCGGCCTTCTACGGGCGCAAGCGCATCGGCGACCTCCTTTCCCGGCTGGATGGCGATGTCGCGGAGATCCAGCGCTTTGCCGTGGATTCCCTGTTCTCGGCGGTCTCCAGCGTGATCGGCCTGCTCGGCGCCGTGGCGCTGATGCTGATGCTTTCCTGGCAGTTGTCCCTGCTGCTGGCGCTCCTGATTCCCATCGAAGTTGTCTGGCTGCGCTGGATGCGGCGCAAGGTGGAGCGTGAAGTGCGCAGCCTGCGCGAGCGTTCGGCGGATGTGTCGTCCTTCCTCGTCGAGACCCTGCCGGCCATGAAGTTCATCCAGGCCGCCGGCCAGCAGCGGCGCGAATCCCAACGCCTGGAATCCCTGGGGCAGGGCTACATGAGTCAGCTGCTCAAGGTACAGGTCACCGAATTCTTCACCCATGCCGTGCCCGGCACCCTCACGTCGCTGTCCCGCGCCTGCGCCTTCCTGATCGGGGGCTATTGGGTCATTCAGGGCACCTGGCAACTGGGCGCGCTGATCGCGTTCTCCACTTACCTGGGCATGGCCGTGGGGCCGGTGCAGAGCCTGCTGGGCCTTTATGTCGCGTTACAGCGGATGACCGTCAGCCTCGGCCGGGTGATGGAGCTGCAACAGGAACCGGTGCCGGTACGCCAGCCCGAAGCGCCAAAACCCATGCCGGAGGGCAAAGGCGAGCTGCGTCTTGAAAGCGTGCATTTCGCCCACGAACAACGCGCCGGTGCGGTGCTGCGCGGGGTGGATGCGCTGCTTCCCGCCGGCTTGAAGGTGGCCATCAGCGGCACCTCGGGCGTCGGCAAGTCCACCCTGATCGACCTGCTGCAACGCTTCTACGACCCGGACCAGGGCCGCGTGCTGCTGGACGGCGCCGACCTGCGGGAACTGGACCTCTTCGCCCTGCGCCGGCGCATCGCCGTGGTCAGCCAGGACATCGTGCTGTTTCGCGGCACCCTGGCCGAGAACCTTGCCTACAGCGCCCCCGACGCCAGCCGCGAAGCCCTGGAGCAGGTCGCGCGCCTGGCCCGCCTGGACAGCCTGATCGAATCGCTGCCCCACGGCCTGGACAGCCCCCTGGGCGAGCGTGGTCAGCAGCTTTCCGGCGGCCAGAAGCAACGCATCGCCATTGCCCGCGCGCTGTTGCAGGACCCGCTGATCCTGGTGCTGGACGAGGCCACCTCGGCGGTGGACGAAGCCACTGAGCGTGAGGTGATCGCCGCCATCGACCAGTTGTTCGCCGGGCGCACGCGCATTCTGATCAGCCACCGTCCTTCGACACTGGCCCAGGCCGATATTGCCTTCCGCCTGGAGCTCGGTCAGTTGCACAGCCTGGAACCCGAGCAGGTGAGCCATGGCCACTGA
- a CDS encoding methylamine dehydrogenase light chain produces the protein MKLLDRLFERSTRHVADTTSRRKLLARLGSLMVAGAALPVLLPIDRTSKALAAEAPKAGDPGDPNSCDYWRYCSIDGFLCSCCGGSVTSCPPGTEASQVTWIGTCRNPADGKDYIISYNDCCGKHSCAQCACTRNDSEEPAYRPFNNNDVNWCLAAKSHIYHCTVSIIRGVAV, from the coding sequence ATGAAACTGCTAGACCGCCTGTTCGAACGCTCCACGCGCCATGTGGCCGACACCACGTCGCGGCGTAAACTCCTGGCCCGCCTGGGCTCGCTGATGGTCGCCGGTGCCGCCCTGCCGGTGCTGCTGCCCATCGACCGCACCAGCAAGGCCCTGGCCGCCGAAGCCCCCAAGGCCGGCGATCCGGGTGATCCCAACAGCTGCGACTACTGGCGCTACTGCTCCATCGACGGCTTCCTGTGCAGCTGCTGCGGCGGCTCGGTCACCTCCTGCCCGCCGGGCACCGAGGCGTCCCAGGTGACCTGGATCGGCACCTGCCGCAACCCGGCTGACGGCAAGGACTACATCATTTCCTACAACGACTGCTGCGGTAAGCACAGCTGCGCCCAGTGCGCCTGCACCCGCAACGACAGTGAGGAACCCGCTTACCGTCCGTTCAACAACAACGACGTGAACTGGTGCCTGGCGGCCAAGTCGCACATCTACCACTGCACCGTCTCCATCATCCGCGGCGTCGCGGTCTGA
- a CDS encoding peptidase S8 — MATEVAIGIIDSGFSAEQGGRVAQARRFWLEGGELKEGDTQPDALGHGSVVLDTLTRQSGPVRLCVAQVFGDRWQTSPLQIAAALHWLVEQDVALVNMSLGLRNDRPVLREACVVAQTAGVLLCASSPAQGEPVYPAAYPGVIRVTGDARCAPGQWSWLNSPQADFGAHVAAANGVAGSSVGCAALSGIIAGYVLANPGSNRDAVLQWLHDGAAFIGPERRGHD; from the coding sequence ATGGCCACTGAAGTCGCCATCGGCATCATCGACAGCGGCTTTTCGGCAGAGCAGGGCGGGCGCGTCGCTCAGGCCCGGCGCTTCTGGCTGGAAGGCGGGGAACTGAAGGAGGGCGACACCCAACCCGATGCGCTCGGCCACGGCAGCGTGGTGCTGGACACCCTGACACGCCAGAGCGGTCCGGTTCGCCTCTGCGTCGCCCAGGTCTTCGGTGACCGCTGGCAGACCAGCCCGCTACAGATTGCTGCCGCGCTGCACTGGCTGGTGGAACAGGATGTGGCCCTGGTCAATATGAGCCTCGGCCTGCGCAACGACCGTCCGGTGCTGCGCGAAGCCTGCGTGGTGGCCCAGACCGCTGGCGTCCTGCTCTGCGCCTCCAGCCCGGCCCAGGGCGAGCCGGTGTATCCGGCGGCCTACCCCGGCGTCATCCGCGTCACCGGCGATGCCCGTTGCGCGCCGGGGCAATGGTCGTGGCTGAACAGCCCCCAGGCCGACTTCGGCGCCCACGTCGCCGCCGCCAATGGCGTGGCAGGTTCCAGCGTGGGCTGCGCGGCCCTTTCCGGCATCATCGCCGGCTACGTGCTGGCCAACCCCGGCAGCAACCGAGACGCGGTGCTCCAGTGGTTGCACGACGGTGCCGCCTTTATCGGCCCGGAGCGCCGTGGCCATGACTGA
- a CDS encoding LuxR C-terminal-related transcriptional regulator, with protein MFEEGLLDADHLFHHLPVAVIVARNRTIVKCNARALDMFRATREQLSGESFAVLYPERKDFENAARHFGPLLSKHADFHDDRLMRRLDGTHFWVTVRGHGFNEHNPYELAAWVFTDVDEHEQHIRAQKVSLTAREREVAALLVDGLTSKEAAKRLGISPRTVDIHRCSLLKKYAVKSTGDLIKRIVG; from the coding sequence ATGTTCGAAGAGGGATTGCTCGACGCGGATCATCTTTTTCATCATTTGCCAGTGGCGGTGATCGTTGCCCGGAATCGCACAATAGTGAAGTGCAATGCACGCGCACTCGACATGTTTCGGGCGACCCGCGAACAACTGTCAGGCGAATCTTTTGCCGTGCTCTATCCCGAGCGGAAAGACTTTGAAAATGCGGCGCGGCATTTTGGCCCGTTATTATCCAAACATGCCGATTTTCATGATGATCGCCTCATGCGTCGCCTGGATGGCACGCACTTCTGGGTCACGGTCCGAGGCCATGGTTTCAACGAACACAATCCCTACGAGTTGGCGGCCTGGGTGTTCACTGACGTGGATGAGCACGAACAGCACATCCGCGCTCAGAAAGTGAGCCTTACCGCACGCGAGCGGGAGGTGGCCGCACTGTTGGTGGATGGGCTGACGAGCAAGGAAGCGGCGAAACGCCTGGGCATCAGCCCCAGGACCGTGGACATCCATCGGTGCAGCCTGCTCAAAAAATACGCGGTGAAGTCGACGGGAGACTTGATCAAACGGATCGTGGGCTGA
- a CDS encoding ATP-binding protein: protein MMSAVKPLTIPRTFLLWLVLFSPVAAWIGWQDYADRYERFFQDTSIAQRMLSQKTVQHEAVLATLAALSHPPIPQRLLPSLQPSMPQLLGLGFLRDGAWAGSTASPPGLVAAVEQARQVGRPVTLPLDEARYWLVAPSSWSLLLDARLLIPAADFPPSLAMLTLDLGKGPLMLLARQSTDGPPGWKIDLHKPLGAVSQPFPLHSWRTLTATDWPWVEWLAWAAASCLLAAGTAAWQRSRADARRQQEAVRLAAMARLSTLGEMAAGIAHELNQPLTAILAQVRAAERLLDDEEERPAVRQALLASAGQARRAADIISRMRELVKPSSPSPRTAVDPDALAASLLFLREDELARRGIRLMWHNSSPGVRLLGDRVALEQILHNLVQNAADALADTPGSRNIVLSGGVEGTDYAFSVSDNGPGIADEALPRLFEPFYSTRPQGMGLGLALCETLAGAMDGRIAVRNLDPVGACFTLRLPLAGAPA from the coding sequence ATGATGTCGGCCGTGAAGCCCCTGACGATTCCCCGCACGTTCCTGCTCTGGCTGGTCCTGTTTAGTCCCGTTGCTGCCTGGATCGGCTGGCAGGACTACGCCGACCGGTACGAGCGCTTTTTCCAGGACACCAGCATCGCGCAGCGCATGCTCAGCCAGAAGACTGTGCAGCACGAAGCGGTGCTGGCCACGCTGGCGGCGCTGTCGCATCCGCCCATTCCCCAACGCCTGCTTCCCAGCCTGCAACCGTCCATGCCGCAACTGCTGGGGCTGGGCTTCCTGCGCGACGGGGCCTGGGCAGGCAGCACGGCCTCCCCGCCGGGCCTCGTAGCGGCAGTCGAGCAAGCCCGCCAAGTGGGACGGCCCGTCACGCTGCCGTTGGACGAGGCCCGCTATTGGCTGGTGGCCCCGTCAAGCTGGAGCTTGTTGCTGGACGCGCGACTACTCATACCCGCCGCCGACTTCCCACCCTCACTCGCAATGCTGACGCTGGACCTGGGGAAGGGCCCGCTCATGTTGCTGGCGCGCCAGTCCACCGACGGCCCACCGGGCTGGAAAATCGACCTGCACAAACCGCTGGGCGCGGTCAGCCAACCCTTTCCCCTGCACAGCTGGCGCACGCTGACGGCCACGGACTGGCCCTGGGTGGAGTGGCTGGCCTGGGCGGCCGCCAGCTGCCTGCTGGCGGCGGGTACCGCTGCCTGGCAACGGTCGCGCGCTGACGCGAGGCGGCAGCAGGAGGCGGTCCGCCTGGCGGCGATGGCGCGGTTGAGCACCCTGGGGGAAATGGCCGCCGGCATTGCCCATGAGCTGAACCAGCCGCTCACCGCCATCCTCGCGCAGGTACGTGCCGCCGAACGCCTGCTGGATGACGAGGAAGAACGCCCAGCGGTGCGTCAGGCCCTGCTCGCCAGTGCGGGCCAGGCTCGCCGCGCGGCCGACATCATCAGCCGCATGCGCGAGCTGGTGAAGCCCAGCTCGCCCTCGCCACGCACCGCAGTAGACCCCGATGCCCTGGCGGCTTCGCTGCTGTTCCTGCGTGAAGACGAGCTGGCACGTCGGGGCATCCGCTTGATGTGGCACAACTCCAGTCCGGGAGTCCGCCTGCTGGGTGACCGGGTGGCGCTGGAACAGATCCTGCACAACCTGGTCCAGAACGCCGCAGACGCGCTGGCCGACACGCCTGGCAGCCGGAACATCGTCCTGAGCGGCGGTGTGGAGGGCACCGACTATGCGTTCAGCGTCAGCGACAACGGCCCAGGCATCGCCGATGAGGCATTGCCGCGACTGTTCGAGCCGTTCTACAGCACGCGACCACAAGGCATGGGGCTGGGCCTGGCACTGTGCGAAACGCTGGCCGGTGCCATGGACGGCCGCATCGCCGTGCGCAACCTTGATCCCGTGGGCGCCTGCTTCACATTGCGCCTGCCCCTGGCCGGAGCCCCTGCATGA
- a CDS encoding heme-binding protein, producing MPRFSLAALLCGLTFAGAATADVLKESNISTADAQKLAAATVAACQAKGYNVSASVVDRAGLLKAFARADNAGPHTIEASRAKAFTAASAKTPTLTIMENAQKNPGAANLADIPGFLLLGGGVPVKAGDAVIGAIGVAGAPGGHLDAQCADAVLAENAALFK from the coding sequence ATGCCCCGTTTCTCCCTTGCAGCACTGCTCTGCGGCCTGACTTTCGCCGGTGCCGCCACTGCTGACGTACTGAAGGAAAGCAATATCTCGACCGCCGACGCCCAGAAACTGGCCGCTGCCACTGTCGCCGCCTGCCAGGCCAAGGGCTACAACGTGAGCGCGTCGGTCGTGGACCGCGCGGGCCTGCTGAAAGCCTTCGCCCGTGCCGACAACGCCGGCCCGCACACCATTGAAGCCAGCCGTGCCAAGGCGTTCACCGCCGCTTCCGCCAAGACGCCGACCCTGACCATCATGGAAAACGCCCAGAAGAACCCGGGCGCCGCCAACCTGGCCGACATTCCGGGCTTCCTGCTGCTGGGCGGCGGTGTTCCGGTCAAGGCCGGCGATGCCGTCATCGGCGCGATCGGCGTAGCCGGCGCCCCGGGCGGTCACCTGGACGCGCAGTGCGCCGACGCCGTCCTGGCCGAGAACGCCGCGCTGTTCAAGTAA
- a CDS encoding FAD-dependent monooxygenase: MTEIVVLGAGPAGAAVALGLKRLGYAVRVVSEWRRFAAVEGVSQRVLDGLRQAGLNRALACAAAPSPRRVLWNGDGQSINQECLLDRTRFDAAIREDLQAAGIEVLEARVLRVESTDDGHLIHVEPGEPLRGDFLVEARGRQAPLAGGRLRGPETLSLLNQWQDAPGHPGSAVESVPDGWAWMARLDDGRCYWQITLDARDLSPKDQLPEYCAQRRGESALVRELFGEAALQPASLHARSSTAILFHEASGANWLRVGDAAMAVDPLSGNGIFQSLSSALQAPAVINTMIKCPERAELARQFHQRRVEHLFLRFARTGRDFYALEQRWPDQPFWRDRCTWPDVEPMHAPADFSQVRVERAPVIHDELIEEVEVVVTADQPLGIWHLQGLELAPIVTALRRGELNQALTALPEQQRRMVQGWLLSQGYRP, from the coding sequence ATGACTGAGATCGTCGTACTCGGCGCCGGCCCGGCCGGTGCGGCGGTGGCCCTGGGGCTGAAACGGCTTGGCTACGCCGTGCGGGTGGTCAGCGAATGGCGGCGCTTCGCGGCGGTGGAAGGCGTTTCCCAGCGGGTGCTGGATGGCTTGCGTCAGGCAGGATTGAACCGCGCCCTGGCGTGCGCCGCTGCGCCCTCACCCAGGCGGGTGCTGTGGAATGGTGACGGCCAGTCCATCAACCAGGAGTGCTTGCTGGACCGCACGCGGTTCGACGCCGCGATCCGCGAAGACCTGCAAGCCGCTGGCATCGAGGTGCTGGAGGCCCGCGTGTTGCGGGTGGAGAGCACCGATGACGGCCATCTGATCCACGTCGAGCCTGGTGAACCATTGCGGGGTGATTTCCTCGTTGAAGCCCGTGGCCGTCAGGCGCCCCTGGCCGGTGGCCGCCTGCGTGGGCCAGAAACCCTGAGCCTGCTCAACCAGTGGCAGGACGCACCGGGCCATCCGGGCTCGGCAGTGGAAAGCGTGCCGGATGGCTGGGCCTGGATGGCGCGCCTGGACGATGGCCGCTGCTACTGGCAGATCACCCTGGATGCCCGCGATCTATCCCCCAAGGACCAGTTGCCGGAATACTGCGCCCAGCGTCGTGGCGAGTCGGCCCTGGTGCGCGAGCTGTTTGGCGAGGCGGCGCTGCAACCCGCCAGCCTGCACGCCCGCAGCAGTACGGCCATCCTCTTCCACGAGGCCAGCGGCGCGAATTGGCTGAGGGTAGGGGATGCGGCCATGGCGGTGGACCCGTTGTCCGGCAACGGCATCTTCCAGTCCCTGTCTTCGGCTCTTCAGGCGCCTGCGGTGATCAACACGATGATCAAGTGCCCCGAGCGCGCGGAACTGGCCCGGCAATTCCACCAGCGCCGGGTCGAACACCTTTTCCTGCGCTTCGCCCGCACCGGCCGCGACTTCTACGCGCTGGAACAACGCTGGCCCGACCAGCCCTTCTGGCGTGACCGATGCACCTGGCCCGATGTCGAACCCATGCACGCTCCCGCCGATTTCAGCCAGGTGCGGGTGGAGCGGGCACCGGTCATTCACGACGAGCTGATTGAAGAAGTGGAAGTCGTGGTAACGGCCGACCAGCCTCTCGGCATCTGGCACCTGCAAGGCCTCGAACTCGCCCCCATCGTCACCGCCCTGCGGCGCGGCGAACTGAACCAGGCCCTGACTGCCCTGCCCGAACAGCAGAGGCGAATGGTGCAGGGCTGGCTCCTGTCCCAGGGCTACCGCCCCTGA
- a CDS encoding MFS transporter: MSKAITVSPATLRKVTAAAAVGNFVEWFDFAVYGFLATIIAKQFFSSDDPNAALLQTFAVFAVAFALRPLGGIVFGALGDRLGRKRVLSATVLMMAGATTLIGLLPTYASIGLLAPVLLTLTRCVQGFSAGGEYAGACAYLMEHAPNHRRAWYGSFLPVSTFSAFACAAVTAYLLDASLSPEAMSEWGWRVPFLVAAPLGVVGLYLRWRMEETPAFRLAMSEQQEHAHSPLRETLGQQKGTILRLGAFISLTALSFYMFSTYFATYLQVVGHLSRAQSLMVSTVALLFAAGACPAAGAFSDRFGRRRTIGVACLWVILTVFPAYWLASSGDLLAAIFGVILLAVGAVLSGVVTAALLSEVFPTRTRYTASAMTYNVAYTIFGGTAPLVATWLISQTGSSLAPAFYLVLIALLALAGGLALPETFRISLHDEPDATPSDSLKRVRTPA; encoded by the coding sequence ATGAGCAAAGCAATAACGGTATCTCCCGCCACGCTTCGAAAGGTAACCGCTGCGGCAGCGGTAGGTAACTTCGTTGAATGGTTCGACTTTGCGGTCTATGGATTTCTCGCCACGATCATCGCCAAACAGTTTTTCTCAAGTGATGATCCCAACGCCGCCTTGCTGCAGACCTTCGCGGTCTTCGCCGTTGCCTTTGCCCTGCGGCCCCTGGGCGGGATCGTGTTCGGCGCGCTCGGGGACCGCTTGGGTCGCAAACGCGTACTTTCGGCGACGGTCCTGATGATGGCAGGAGCCACCACGCTGATCGGCCTGCTACCGACTTACGCCAGCATCGGCTTGCTGGCTCCGGTCCTGCTGACGCTCACCCGCTGTGTCCAGGGCTTTTCTGCCGGCGGCGAGTACGCCGGGGCCTGCGCCTACCTGATGGAGCACGCGCCGAATCACAGACGGGCCTGGTATGGCAGCTTCCTCCCCGTATCGACCTTTTCGGCGTTCGCCTGCGCGGCGGTCACGGCCTACCTGTTGGATGCCAGCCTCTCACCCGAAGCGATGAGCGAGTGGGGCTGGCGAGTGCCGTTCCTGGTGGCGGCGCCGTTGGGTGTGGTCGGACTCTATCTGCGCTGGCGGATGGAGGAGACGCCGGCATTCCGCCTGGCCATGTCCGAGCAACAGGAACATGCCCATTCGCCATTGCGGGAAACGCTGGGGCAACAGAAGGGCACGATCCTGCGGCTCGGCGCCTTCATCTCGCTGACGGCGCTGTCGTTCTACATGTTCTCCACCTACTTCGCGACCTACCTGCAGGTTGTCGGGCACCTGAGCCGGGCTCAGTCGCTCATGGTCTCGACCGTGGCCCTGCTGTTCGCGGCGGGTGCCTGCCCGGCGGCGGGTGCCTTTTCGGACCGCTTCGGCCGCCGCAGGACCATTGGCGTGGCCTGTCTGTGGGTGATTCTGACGGTCTTCCCCGCCTATTGGCTGGCCAGCTCCGGTGACCTCCTGGCAGCGATCTTCGGGGTCATCCTGCTGGCCGTGGGCGCCGTGCTGTCCGGCGTCGTCACCGCTGCGCTGCTGTCCGAAGTCTTCCCCACCCGCACGCGCTATACCGCCTCGGCCATGACCTATAACGTCGCGTACACGATTTTCGGCGGCACCGCGCCGCTGGTCGCGACATGGTTGATCAGCCAGACGGGCAGCAGCCTGGCGCCGGCCTTCTACCTGGTGCTGATTGCACTGCTGGCCCTGGCCGGCGGACTGGCACTGCCGGAAACCTTCCGTATCTCGTTGCACGATGAGCCGGACGCGACGCCCAGCGATTCATTGAAACGCGTTCGAACCCCCGCCTGA